Proteins co-encoded in one Candidatus Thermoplasmatota archaeon genomic window:
- a CDS encoding glutathione S-transferase family protein yields the protein MAAPARSAPRSVARLFHLGPSHYCEKARKILQFKRIPFELVDVPYGNHQQVIRETGQDYVPAVVTTEGKPVLWPEIADWAQRERPEPTLYPGAGPAHVRARCRVIEHWAHNVVEELVWRYVVADVPERIADPQARWVFVELQERKRGPLEAMAARKGEFLAGVKEVCGLMQGVLADNAYFLGDKPSLADFALYGALHPLGFSGNEIPREFAPLRTWHERVDRL from the coding sequence ATGGCCGCTCCCGCGCGATCCGCTCCCCGATCCGTCGCCCGCCTGTTCCACCTCGGACCGTCCCACTACTGCGAGAAGGCGCGCAAGATCCTGCAGTTCAAGCGCATCCCCTTCGAACTCGTGGACGTCCCCTACGGGAACCACCAGCAGGTCATCCGCGAGACGGGGCAGGACTACGTCCCGGCCGTCGTGACCACCGAGGGCAAACCGGTCCTCTGGCCGGAGATCGCCGACTGGGCGCAGCGCGAGAGGCCCGAGCCGACGCTGTATCCGGGCGCGGGTCCGGCGCACGTTCGCGCGCGCTGCCGCGTGATCGAGCACTGGGCCCACAACGTGGTGGAGGAGCTCGTGTGGCGCTACGTCGTGGCCGACGTTCCCGAACGCATCGCGGACCCGCAGGCGCGGTGGGTGTTCGTCGAGCTCCAGGAGCGCAAGCGCGGGCCGCTCGAGGCGATGGCCGCACGCAAGGGCGAGTTCTTGGCGGGCGTGAAGGAGGTCTGCGGCCTCATGCAGGGCGTGCTTGCCGACAACGCCTATTTCCTGGGCGACAAGCCGAGCCTCGCGGACTTTGCGCTCTACGGGGCGCTGCATCCCCTGGGCTTCAGCGGGAACGAGATTCCGCGCGAGTTCGCGCCGCTGCGCACCTGGCACGAGCGCGTCGACCGGCTCTAG